A segment of the Denticeps clupeoides chromosome 2, fDenClu1.1, whole genome shotgun sequence genome:
TAAACATCTGAGGAGCTCCTTGGCAGCATTTCAACTCCCCCCTCTGCAGCCAATGGATAAGAGACGTCTGGCAGCTACTTACACCGTAATTTATGAAAACACATCAGACCGTTTGAATAAACTTCCcagtttgtttttaatgtaaaaagagccaccccccccccgcccgtcCACCAAACAAATGGTGCGCGAGGGCGGCAGCTGACGCGTCGATACATTTCCCGGTCGCACCttcaaatataaattaaaaaatagatTATGGAGAGCTAGGTTTCCGACACATTCATTGTTTCCGCCCTTCTTTTCTTTACAATGATATAGTTTCTTCTGGCACATACGGGTGCAAACACATCATTAGAATGATTCCTTTTGGTAAACATTAATAAAGTCTGTGGAGTTTCAAGCAACTCGTCTCGCTTTCTTTCCAAACCTGCACATTAGGTCACTTCTACAgtgcaaatatttgcaatatttggcTCCATCAACTGTTTCCCTTGAGTCCTGCAGCACTTCGGTCTCCATGATGCCCATGACAGGAATGTGTCTGACTGGCCTCTTCAGTGAGattgttttcactgaaaatcCATGCTTGATGCAAAgcaacaagaaaagaaaaaagaaaagaagatcTTGTGGAAAAAGGCTGCAAGTACGAAAACGACTGTGGTTGAGAAGAGATCCATGGTCTGATATTTTGGTGGCTGGAAACCGTGCTACACGTCCTGAGACAGCATCCTAACCTTCCTCCCATTTCGCAGTAGACTCCTGAGGTCTAACCAAGTGGGCAGCTTTATTTTGTCACTGTTTTTGCTGTAAACATTCAGGAATATGCCAAAAACAACCAGAAGACCTCCCCAGACATACCTGAAACAAGGATATGATTGTGAGTATCTAATAGTCACTTTGTACATTTCATACCATGAAATGTAAACAATTAAATGTATCCATACTGAAAAGTGAAAGGTTTCGAGAAGAATATAAACGACAACACAATCGTCATGGCTTTTCGTCCTGTTGTCACTGAAAGAAAACCCAAAAATACAGTTTGAAGtacaaatatgaaaacaaaaagGCATCAATGCTGTTTCAAACAATATGTTGCAAAATATGGACAGAATCAGAAAAACTATTTTAGAATGATAAATAATCAAGGAGGGAGAggtacagaaaatacaaaattgAAAATTCACTGGAACtgcatgtaaaataaaatgcacagcatGTTAAAGACTGTAATGGCAATTAGTCATTTTCCTGCATATGACTTACCTGTAACTGCAACAAGTGCTCCAAAGAGCTTGATCAAAGCCAGAACAAAAGAGATCCCAAAATATCCCGTAAGTGAAAAGAAGAAGGCATAACCATAAGTCTTCACAGGGTGCTGTGATAAGCAATGTAAAAATagagaataaaataagaaatactTTGTCATggcacatacaaaaaaaaaaaaaaaaacaatctagATTTCAATGCCTCTAATTATGTGTCTGAAAAGCTTACAAGCTTACAAAGAATAATGCAAACCTGAGAGCAAAAGGCTACTGCTGATCCAAGTCCTCCCATACCAATCAGACCAAAAAGTATGTACGCAAATCCAATGGAATAAGAGTATAAAACCtacaagacacaaaaaaattgaCTGTCTCATGTGTTAacgaagtgaaaatgaagtgattgtcattgtgaaacactgcagcacagtacaccgtgacacaacgaaatgtgtcctctcaatttaacccatcaccctttgatTTGAACCGGGAACAATATATTACTACAAAATTCCTCACCATTTCTGAGTTGGAGCCACTGTGTAGTTTCATAGCTTTTTCTTGAACATTTCCAATAGCAGCATCAGCACATAAGGCCATGGAGATAAGGATGACACCTGAAAAGTACCAGAGTAGAGTAGcaaagttcaaaccccacttactaccactgtgtccctgagcaagacacttaaccctaagtgtctccaaggatactgtccctgtaactgctgatagTAATGTCACTCTGGagaagggagtctgataaatgctataaatgtaaatgaagtgaacCTCAGTACACCCCTGAAATGAGCACCACAGACAGAGCTCCCCTAAGTTGTTCACCACCTACATTCCATTAATGCAACAACTTCATGGAATAAATACATGGAATAGGACTGGCATGTTAGATATAAGGGCAGTTTTGGACAACAAGTGTAGGGGCTTAAAGCATTGATCTGGCAACATGCAAAAATCTACATTGAGTTGTGGAAATTATTTCATGTTCTGCTGTTTGTAGTTTCAGGATGATGTTACaaagaattttattaaataccAGTTGATCTCagatctaatttttttttatcctcaaGACTTTCCTTTTAAGAGGCTGATGTTCCTTAGATAATGTTTAATCTATGCCTGCAAATCTGCCCCATAGTCTTCTCAGTGTTTTACAATAAAGATATTCAGTCTCAGTCACAAGGCCTAACTTCACACGTGACAAACagcatttttctatttttatataaatgcaaaATAGTAACATGCATTGTTCTTAACAGTGATTTCCTAGTCACCAGCAACCTGGATAAACAGTCAACCTAAAACGTAAGGGAAAGTTGTTTGCATGCTTTACCTGTCACATTAAAACTGGGGGCAACTTTACTGTCCGTCAGGGTGAACCAGATCAGGCCCAAACTCATGCAGAAAGCAGCAGACACATCAGCCATGTTGTATCGTTTTCCTGgaaaatacagtatataaaactatataaaCTGAGCAAGATGAATGGAATTAATCAGTTTATTCTTTTACATTCTGGCACCCAACTCTTCCCAAAACCTTTGTATTGAAGATGAAATTCTGCAAGAAGCATTTCTGGTCAGGTGAGTAGAAAAAGCTGAACTCAATCACAAGAGGCTAATGGTGGTCATTACACCTCAGATCAGTTGAGTTGAGAGGGGTGCTTGTGACACTGGCTGGAGGTTGGGCTGTACATGCGGCTCTTTGAAAAAGTTCTGCCGCTGAAGCACATGCCTTTATCAGGCAGGAGACTGAGGCATGAAGAAAGaacaagaaatgaataaaagaaagaaataactttCACTGGACTCTTCAACCCAATCACATCCAAACAAAAGGTTCTGAGGTTGGACACATGTaacaatgccaaaaaaaaaaaaaaaaaacaagctggtGCCTTGGGGATGACAAGGTGACGCAGCAGGTTGGTCTGGTTGTGCTTTGATTCTGTTCTCCTTTGAAGGGTGTGCATCAGATCCCCAGTGCATCCTGAGCGAACACAGTACTTTCCACTCGGCCCTCAGGGGACCTGTGGTCCACGCTGATGGGGGGAaatggaggggggagggggtgtttCTTCTATTTCTGATTGCTAGGTGAAGGAACCTTGAGAATACGTTGCAAAGATAAAAGACTCAGCGCTCAAAAGTCTGTGTGAAACTCGAGGCTTGCATCAGGCTGTATGTTGTAAACTAAGCTGAAGCATAAGAGGAGGACACGGTGAGGGCGCATTTAAGGAAGGGGCTGAATCGGACTGGTGAAAAACTGCACATTTCACAATATAAGAATCAACATTGGCTATTTTAATGTTGAAATTAtcatttttggtaaaaaaaaaaataaatacatttgatcctacactacaggccaaaagttgacacaccttctcattcaatgtgttttctttattttcatgaccatttacattggtagattctcactgaaggcatcaaaactatgaataaacacatgtggagttatgtacttaacaaaaagtggagacctggcctccacagtcaccagacctgaacccagtcgagatggtttggggtgagctggaccgcagagtgaaggcaaaggggccaacaagtgctaaaaacctctgggaactccttcaagactgttggaaaagcatttcaggtgacgacctcttgaagctcatcgagagaatgccaagagtgtgtaaagcagtaatcagagcaaagggtggctattttgaagaaactagaatataaaacatgttttcagttatttcacctttttttgttaagtacataactccacatgtggtcattcatagttttgatgccttcagtgagaatctaccaatgtaaatggtcatgaaaataaagaaaacacactgaatgagaaggtgtgtccaaacttttggcctgtactgtatatgacagTAGGAAAAATCTAAAAAATTGAACACAGAACAAAGCAGGCAGCCTGAGTCACTTATGTGCGcttttcagatttttaaaatgcaatttaccTTGTATGAAAACTCCCCCTATCATGACAGGGATAAGCTTGCAGCACTTGAAGATGACCTGTGTCGGGTAGTTCAGGTATCCCAATGTGGTGTTTGAAAGGCCCATAGTTCCAACAGTCAAAAATGCAATTATCATGTAGGTTTTGAAGGGTATTCTGTAAGGAGAAACAAACTGAATTTGCAGAATCTCATAATAAGATATGATCTGCATGCAAATGGCGTTCCTGGTAGTTCACAGCTTAAAGGAAATGCCAAAAGTAGGTAATCATGACTAAGAACTACCACTTTCTGATACTGAAACACCTAAGACTTGAAATACAATAGTAACAATGTCTAATGTCAATTCTTCAGGAAAGCATTCTTTCTTTACAAATGTGATTGGGATGTTTTTTAGGTTAATGGTCTAGTTtagaaatgcagtgaaatgtgattTTGCGCATTTCACATTTAATCCCATGTTGGAGTTAACCATTCAAATCCTGCCACACCCATAACATACTCAAGGGGGTGGTGATATTTTCTCAAAAACTGACAGGCCGTCGTTCCTAGCAGGTCAAAAACACAGTGGTCCACATGAACTGTAAAATTGGTTCCTTCAAAGAATAACAGCATTAAAAATGGTACAGAAGTACTAAAATAAAGCTACAAACATACCTTCTACGTTTATCCTGCGTCAGCTGCAGCTCCACCAGGCCAAACACAGAGTAAAACCCAAACTGTACTAACGTGAGGTACCATCCGAATGGCTTGAATCCCTCCACAGAGAATATAAGTTCCTGTGAAAaagatcagtagttacagggacagtcctggagcaacttaagcaTTAAgcgccttgctcagggacacaatggtagtaaatgggatatgaacctgggtcttcatagacacgtgttacccactaggctactaccatcctgtagAAAAACACACTGCCAAGCACAGCCAGCAAGATATTTTTACCTGCAAATAGCCGTAGATCAGGTAAAACACAAAGACGCCTGCTACACAGATGAAGAACTGGGTTGGAGGGCTGAAGCTGTGCAGGTTGATGCCCAGCACTCGGAGTTCCTCCACCGACTTTATGTGTGGGGACATCACCTCCGCCGACGAGGGTACCGAGATGGAGATGTGCTTGCGTGAGTTGTAGCTCAGTCCGAATTTGGCGCTCATGGTGTCTGAAGGCTGCGGAACAAAGCGGCTCTTTAGATGCATCATGCGTGTAGCGGAGAGCAGTGACAAGTATTTAAACGAGGGAATGTGTACAAAGCTCATGATCAGATTTAcaacatttctatttattttaaataacactTTGCCAGTTTCCATCAACTGTCTGTTTTAATCTAGATTATCTAGATTAATGTGcctattcccccccccccctacctGATGGAGGGAGTGCTGAACGAAATCAGAGACCTGGAACACAACGTTCACCTGGTTTCACCCACCATAACCCTTCAACCCAACTACAGCTAATTAAAGACCCCCGACGAGCATCTCGCGGGTTATCAGCGGCCCGTTTATCAGCCGGGATGATGGCATGGATTTCACGTCCCGATCCTCGATAAGAACCCGACCATGAAGAACGACAACGATAAACTAACACGGAGTAGCCGGCCAGGCTAGCTAGCCTAGCATCACTTCCTGGatggtgaggggggggggccGCTACTCTCCGCCCCGTGTTTACAACGCGCACGACAGGGCGCCGCGTCTCCCCCCGACGCGCAAATTTACATAACGACGTCGAAGAAGCTCAACGCCGGAGGAATAAAAAGCCGCGGACGCCGTCCCTGCCCGCCGTCTCCCGGCTGCAGCCGACAAACTTCCTGCTCGGGCGACCTACGACCCGCCAGCAACAGCGGCTGTGATTGGCCGAGGGGCGTCGGAGCCGCGCAGGGCCAGGGACCCGGACACGGGTCGGACCCGGGCAGAGGAGTCGCGGCCGGATTACCGCTGCGTGGCGTCCAGCTGGCGACGAACAAAGCGCCGCTTTTATCACCTTTACGATGTTGGTGTTGCAAGTGACTGTTGGTCATTTTTACCGGCTGCGAAGAGCCTTTAACGACATACTgaggatattttttattttgtatgtttagTGCATGCTTATTCctacaagttttttttacatttacagcatttatcagacgtccttatccagagcgacttaca
Coding sequences within it:
- the slc35b3 gene encoding adenosine 3'-phospho 5'-phosphosulfate transporter 2; translated protein: MSAKFGLSYNSRKHISISVPSSAEVMSPHIKSVEELRVLGINLHSFSPPTQFFICVAGVFVFYLIYGYLQELIFSVEGFKPFGWYLTLVQFGFYSVFGLVELQLTQDKRRRIPFKTYMIIAFLTVGTMGLSNTTLGYLNYPTQVIFKCCKLIPVMIGGVFIQGKRYNMADVSAAFCMSLGLIWFTLTDSKVAPSFNVTGVILISMALCADAAIGNVQEKAMKLHSGSNSEMVLYSYSIGFAYILFGLIGMGGLGSAVAFCSQHPVKTYGYAFFFSLTGYFGISFVLALIKLFGALVAVTVTTGRKAMTIVLSFIFFSKPFTFQYVWGGLLVVFGIFLNVYSKNSDKIKLPTWLDLRSLLRNGRKVRMLSQDV